The Sphingopyxis sp. BE259 nucleotide sequence GGATCAGCATCGTCGAGCGGGCCTATCTGCTCGAACTGTTCGACCGCGCCGGTGGCCGCGCCTGGGTCGCGGTAGCAAAGCGCGATACGCTGGCGCAAAACCCCGGCGGGACCTTGCCGAGCGATCTGATGCTTTACGCCGCCCTGCTCGATCTCGCGGTCGGACGCTGGCTGCCCGAAACCGGCGGCGTGTGCACCGATGTGGTGATCGATGAAGGCCGCTATGATGCGTCGATCCTGGCCAAGGTCCGCGAAGACATTCAGGCCGGGCTAGGCGGGTGGGGCCGCGCCTCGCTCGCCGACAGCCGCCGCAGCGACGGTGTCCAGATCGCCGACGTGATCGCCAACAGCCTGTTCAACATCACCGTCGGTTCGCCGCGCGCCCACCGCATCGAGCAAATCATCGAACCGATGCTGGCATCGAAAGCGATCCGCGTGGCGGAGTTGACGCAGGTTTCATAGCTCGATGGCTGGTTTAGGGTGGTTTCCAGGCTGTCCTCTATTTCCGCTCGTGTCGAGCGAAGTCGAGACACCCATCGGTAGCACAGGACTTCCGGGTGTCTCGACTTCGCTCGACACGAACGGAATTCAAAAGGCGGCTTGCACGCAACCGGTCGCCAAGAGACATTTCGTAAACCTCATCCCAACAAAAAAGGGCCGCAGTTTCCCGCGGCCCCTTTTGTCGTCGGCAGTCGCGCCGGTTATTCGAAGTCGCTGCCACCACCCGCGGGGCTGCGCGGCGGGGCTGCGGCGGTCAGGCGAAGCGCTTCTGCCGAGCGGCTGATCGAGCTGATTTCATCCGGCGTATCGTCATCGTCAACGACGACCTTCTGCAACGTCGTGATCAGCACTTCCTTCAGATCCTTCGGACGCACGGTCTGTTCGGCAATTTCGCGCAGGGCCACGACGGGGTTCTTGTCGCGGTCGCGGTCAACGGTCAGTTCCGAGCCGCCCGAAATCTCGCGCGCCCGGTGCGCGGAGAGCAGGACCAGGTCGAAACGGTTGGGAATCTTGTCGACGCAATCCTCGACGGTAACGCGGGCCATGTTGTTTCCTTAGAATATCGGAGAGACCAGCCTTTTTGGGGGCGTGGCGGCAAGCGCTGCGCGCTAGCAGCAAGGCCCGTCGCTGTCAATCGACGCCCTGCCCTTGCCGCGCTCGCAGCGCCATGCCTATGAGCGGACGATGACCGATGCGCCCTGCCCTGCCGACGACCCTGACAAGCTGACGGCAGACGTGGCCGGGCACCGGCTGGAGGTCATCGTCGACGGCGACCAGCGGCTCGAACGCATCCTCGCGCTGCTGAACGGCGCGATCCGCAGCATCGACATCGTCATGTATATTTTCGAGCATGACGGCGCCGGAACCCGCGTCCTTGATGCGATGATGGCGGCGGCACAGCGCGGGGTTCAGGTTCGCGCCGTCATCGACAGTTTCGGCTCGTCGGATACGTCCGACGACATCTTTGCCCCGCTGCGCGCAGCTGGCGGCAGCGTCACCTTTTTTTCTCGGCGCTGGCGGTCAAGCTATCTGGTCCGCAATCACCAGAAACTGTTGCTGATTGACGAAGCGGTGGCGGTGACCGGCGGTTTCAATATCGCCGCACCCTATCTGGGAACGCAGCCCGGCCAATGCTGGTTCGACTTGGGTATCGTCGTGCGCGGCCCGTCGGTTGCGCGCATGGTCGCCTGGTTCGCCGAAATCCACGATTACACTTTAAACAACGACGGCAAGTTGCTGATGCTGCGCCGCCTGATCCGCGAATGGCCGGTGGATAGCGGACCAGTGACCTGGCTGGTCGGCGGCCCGACCCAGCGGCTCTCGCCGTGGGCGCGCGCGGTGCGCACCGACCTAACCGGCGCGCGCCAGCTCGACATGGTCATGGCCTATTTCTCGCCCGGCCAGGGTATGTTGCGGCGGCTCGGCCGGGTCGCGCGCGATGGCCGCGCGCGCTTCATCATGGCGGCGAAGTCCGACAATGCGGCGACGATCGGCGCCTCGCGGCTGCTCTATGGCTATCTGCTACGCAAACGCGCGCTGATCTGGGAATATCAGCCGTGCAAGCTGCACATGAAGCTGATCGTCATCGACGATGTCGTTTATGTCGGCACCGCCAATTTCGACATGCGAAGTCTGTTCGTGAATGTCGAGGTGATGCTGCGCGTCGCCGACGCCGGTTTCGCGGCGCAGATGCGCGCGTTTATCGCGGCGCAGCAGAACGACTGCGACGACATCACGATCGCGGTGCACAAGGCGCGCGCCGGGTGGCTGACCCGGCTGCGCTGGACGCTGGCGTGGTTTGTCGTCGGTGTCGCCGACTACACCGTGTCGCGGCGGCTGAACTTCGGGCTCGGCGAAACCGATCCCGATCTGGAAGTTTAGTCCTTCCAGCCCCAGAAGAGGAAGCAGGGCGGCACGTTCACCCACTCGAACGCATTGTCGATGCGGGCAAAGTGCGGCGCCAGGAAATCGCGGGCGCGAGCGCGGAATTGATAGACCAGAAACGCGCCCCCGGGGCGCAACACGCGGTGCGTCGCGGCGGCGATCGCCGGACCGACACCGGTGGGCAGCGTCGAAAAGGGCAGGCCCGAGAGGACATAGTCGGCCTTTTCAAACCCATGCGCCGCGATGATCGCCTCGACGTCGGACGCCGAACCATGGACCGCGATAAAGCGGCTGTCCCGGATGTCCTTGCGCAAATAGTCGATGAAATCTTCATTGGTATCGATCGCGATCAATGTCGCGTCGCCCGCCATGCGTTCGAGCACCGGGCGGCAAAAGGTGCCGACCCCCGGACCATATTCCACAAACAGCGTGGTATTTTTCCAATCGACCGGCCGCAGCATATGACGGATCAGCGTCGGCGACGACGGGACGATCGACCCCACCATGACCGGATGCTTGATGAAGCCACGGACGAACATGCCCCACGGCCCGAAAAAGCGTTTGAGGCGTGCGCGAAGGCGGCGAGCCAGCGGCACTTTCGTTTCTTGGGCCTGTGCCCGCGGATTGGTCATGATGGCTTTCGCGTTGTTGCGGTTGGCGCTGGCGTGGCAAAAACGGCGCCAAGGCGCAAGGAAAGAGTCAGTCTTGACTCTGGACAGGTCGCCGCTGGCGTGTAGGGAAAAGCCGACTTGCAGGGACCGCGCGGCGAAAGGGATCGGCCATGGCAAAGACATCGGGCGCGATCCCGGCCGACCGCATGACGATCCTGTTCGCGGTGATGCTGGTTGCCGCCGCGGGCAACACCGCGATGCAGTCAATCCTGCCCGCCATCGGTGCCAAGCTGCATATCCCCGACGTGTGGGTCAGCCTGGCGTTCAGCTGGTCGGCGTTATTGTGGGTGATGACCGCTCCCTATTGGGCACGCCAGTCGGACAAGCGCGGCCGCAAGGCGCTGATGGCGCTGGGGGTGATAGGGTTTATGCTGTCGATGGCGCTGTGCGGCGTGGCGCTGTGGTCCGGGCTGCAAGGCTATCTCGCCGCCGGGACCACCTTCGTCATTTTCGCCCTGTTTCGCAGCCTGTATGGTGGCTTCGGGTCGGCGGCGCCGCCCGCGGTGCAGGCCTATGTCGCGGCGCGCACCGACCCGGCGGAACGCACCCAGGCCTTGTCGCTCGTTTCCTCGTCCTTCGGCCTTGGCACGGTGATCGGTCCCGCGATCGCGCCCTTCTTCATCCTGCCGTTCGTCGGGTTGGCCGGTCCGTTGCTCGTCTTTGCCCTGATCGGCCTGCTCGTTCTGATCATGCTCCGCTGGCGGCTGCCTGACGATGTGCCGCGGTTCGCCGCGCGCGGCGCGATCGTCGCCTACCCGACGTCAGCGGGTTCACCCGCCACGGCAACCGACGATAGCGACCACGATGTCGTCGATCCCGGCGCCGCCAGCGCCCCGCCGCTGCGCTGGTCCGACACCCGCGTTCGCCCGTGGCTGCTCGCCGGGTTATACGGCGGGCAAGCGCAGGCGATGATGCTGGGCGTCATCGGCTTCCTGATCCTCGACCGGCTCGATCTGCGCCTCAATCCCGACGAGGGCGCGGCGATGACCGGTATCGTGTTGATGGCCGGCGCTTTTGCGACGTTGTTATCGCAATGGGGACTGATCCCGTTGCTCAAGCTATCGGCGCGGACCGCGGTCTTGATCGGTTCCGCGCTCGGCGCCACCGGGCTGATCATCACCGGCCTGTCGCAGGATCTGCACGGCATCATCATCGGCTTCGCGCTCGCCTCGCTCGGCTTTGGCCTGTTCCGCCCGGGCTTTACCGCTGGCGCTTCCCTATCGGTGCCGCGCCGCGACCAGGGCAGCGTCGCGGGCATGACCGCGTCGATCAATGGATCGGCCTATATCGTCTCGCCCGCGATCGGCGTGCTGCTCTACAACTGGCACCCGATGGTCGCCTATGGCCTGATGGCGGGATTTTGCGGCTGGCTGGTGCTGTGGGGCTGGTCGGCACTGCGGCTCGACCAGCCCGCGGCTTAATCCTTCACCGCACCGTCGGTGTGCTTTTGCTCGCGCACGGGTTTGAGCATCCCGGGCGCAAAGAAGCCGATCGGATTGACGCTCATCGCCGCCTGCTTGATCTCGCCCTGGATTTTTTCATAATCCTTTTCCATCGCTTCGGTCACCGACGCGCGGGTATCCTTCATCGCAGCGTCGAAATCGGCCATGGTCACCAGATCGCTGTCGATCGACCGCTTGAGCGCCGCCAAACCCGCCCGCCGCGTCAAATCCTCCAGGTCCGCACCGGTGAAACGATCAGACTTTTCGGCCAGCACCGCCAGATCGACATCGTCGGCGAGCGGCATTTTGCCGGTCTGGATTTCCAGGATGCGCTGGCGCCCTTCGGTGTTGGGAACCGACACATAGATCAGCTCGTCAAGCCGCCCCGGCCGCAGCAACGCCGGGTCGATCAGGTTCGGGCGGTTGGTCGCGCCGATAACGACGACCGACTGCATTTCCTCGATCCCGTCCATCTCGGCCAGGATCGTGTTGACGACGCGTTCAGTGACCTGGGGCTCGCCCGACGTGCCGCTGCCACGCGCTGGCACCAGGCTGTCGAGTTCGTCGATAAAGATAATCGTCGGCGCGACCGCGCGGGCGCGGGCGAACAGCCGCGCGATCTGCTGCTCGCTCTCGCCATACCATTTCGACAGCAGATCCGACGATTTGATCGAAATAAAATTGGCGTCGGACTCGCGCGCCGCCGCTTTCGCCAGCAACGTCTTGCCGGTTCCCGGCGGGCCATAGAGCAGGAAACCCTTCGCAGGTCGGATGCCCAGCCGACGAAACGCCTCGGGATGCTTGAGCGGCAGCTCGATCCCTTCGATCAGCTTTTCGCGCGCCGCGTCCAGCCCGCCGATGTCGCTCCACCGCGTCGTAGGCGCCTGCACCATCACTTCGCGCATCGCCGACGGCTGGACGCGCTTTAACGCATTGCTGAAATCCTCCCGCGTCACGCGCAATTCCTCCAGCACCTCGGGCGGGATCGTTCCTTCGGCCAGATCGAGTTTGGGCATGATCCGGCGAACCGCCTCGATCGCCGCCTCGCGCGTCAGCGACGCCATGTCGGCGCCGACAAAGCCAAAGGTCGTGCGCGCCAGTTCGGCCAGATCGACATCGATGGCCAGCGGCATACCGCGGGTGTGGATCCCCAAAATCTCACGGCGTCCGCTCTCGTCGGGCACCCCGATGACAATCTCGCGGTCGAAGCGGCCCGGACGGCGCAACGCTTCATCGATTGCATCGGGACGGTTGGTAGCCGCAATCACTACCAGATTGGTGCGTGGCTCCAGCCCATCCATCAGCGTCAGCAACTGGGCGACGAGGCGCTTTTCGGCCTCGCCGGTCACCTGCCCGCGCTTGGGCGCGATCGAATCGATTTCGTCGATGAAAAGGATCGACGGCGCCGCCTTGGCGGCCTGTTCGAAAATATCGCGCAGCCGCTTTTCGGATTCGCCATAGGCCGACCCCATGATTTCGGGGCCGTTGATCAGGAAAAATTGTGCTTCGCTCTCGTTGGCGACGGCGCGGGCAAGCCGCGTCTTGCCGGTGCCCGGCGGCCCGTGGAGTAGCACCCCGCGCGGCGGATCGACGCCCAGACGGCGGAACAACTCGGGGTAACGCAGCGGCAGTTCGACCATTTCGCGCAGCTGATCGATCGTCTCGCCCAGCCCGCCCAGATCGTCATAGGTGACATCGGTGCGGCGCGTGTCCTGCGGCTCCTGATATTCGGGCAGCAGTTCGATTTCGGTATTTTCATCGATGAACACCACGCCCTTGGGCGCCGCCGATACGACGATCAGGCGGACCTCGGCCAGCGCATAGGCGGGCGCGTTGAGCATCTGGCGCAATTGCGGCGGCATGTCGCCCGATTCCAGCCGCTGCTGCCCGGCGGTCGCGACGGTGTCGCCGGCCACCAGCGGTCGCCCGAAAAAGCTGCGTTTCAGCGCGTTCGCCGATCCTTGCAGCCGCAGATTTTCCTGAGCCGGGGCGAACACCACGCGGCTCGCCGGGCGCGTTTCGACGCGGCTCAGCATCACCATGTCGCCCGCGCCCGCGCCCGCATTCGCGCGCTGCAAACCGTCGAGCCGGATGACCTCCAGCCCTTCATCCTCGGCATAGGGAAGGACGACGCGCGACGCGGTCTCGCGCTTGCCGCTGATCTGGATGATGTCGCCCTCGGTGACGCCCAGTTCGGCCATCGCCGAGCGCGGAATGCGCGCGATACCGCCGCCGCTCTCTTCGGCGCGCGAATTCGCCACCTGCAGTTTCACTTGCTTTTCTTTTACCGCTGCATCGGCCAAGGCGCGTCTCCGTCAAAAAGGTCACTATGCCGAAGATAGGATGGTCGTTCCCGATTTGCGACCCCTCGCGCTTGGCGCGGCTCGCGCAATCCTATGACGCACTGCACAAAATTGTGGCAAGTCGCACGGCGGCATGTCATCATCGGCACTCGATATGGCACGCCTTCCTCCCCTCAGCAGCATGGAGGCCTTTCTCGAGGTCGCCCGCCATGGCACGGTCAAGGCGGCTGCGATCGAACTCGGCCTGTCGATGCCGGCGCTGTCGCGGCGCATCCAGACGCTGGAACATGCGGTCGGGCGGCCGCTGTTCAACCGCCATCATCACGGGCTCAGCCTGACCGAGGCGGGGCGCAGCTTGCAGGAACAGCTGGCGCCGATCCTGGATGAGCTCCGGACCGTCATCGGTCAGGTCGGCAGCCCCGACGCCTCGCTGCGCCTGCACCTCAATGTGCTGCCACTGTTCGCGCAGCAGCGGCTGTTCCCGCGCCTGCCTGAACTGCGCCGCGAACATCCCGAACTGCACATCGACATCGACACGATGTCCCACGCCGAAGCGCGGCTGGGCGACGGGATCGACGCCGCGATCGCCCTCGCCCGCTCGATCGACCCAGCACTCTATGCGGCGCGGCTCGATCAGGACAAGGTGTTCCCGATCGCGGCGCGCAACCTGACCGACGCCGACCGGCCGATCGCGGTCCCCGAACAATTGCAGCGCACGACCATCCTGCTCCACCGCGAGATGCCCGAGACCTTTACCGAGTGGAAAAAAGCAATCGGCATGCCCTACCTCGAGCCCGCGGGCATCGACTATTTCGACTCGGGCCCGCTGATGCTCGAAGCCGCGGCGCAGGGCATCGGCGTCGCCTTCATGCACGGCCACCACTTCGACGACGCGCACGACCCGCGCCTCGTCCGTCTGTTCGATTTCGACGTCGACAGCCCGTACAGCTACTGGTTCGTCTGCCGCCCGCGCGCGCTGCGCCAACCCGCGGTAAAACTGTTCCACGACTGGTTGCTGGCAGCAAAGATCTGAAGGATGATGGTGCTGCTGGGGAGGATTGAACTCCCGACCTCGTCATTACCAATGACGCGCTCTACCACTGAGCTACAGCAGCAACCGAAACGCCCGCAAACGCCTGTTCGCTGGGCAGGCGCGGCCTATGGCGGGGCGCCTGTCGCCTGTCAAGGTGCCAGGCTTGACGATATAGCAAATTCGGGCGCATGGGTGGGCGGGTGAGCAAAACACCTTCCCCCGCCGACATCGAACGCGAACGCCGCCTGGCCGAGGCGTTGCGCGACAATCTGCGCAAGCGCAAGGCGCAGGCGCGCGGCGCCAAGGCTGAAACCGCGCCTAAAGACTGACGGTCACGGTCACGGCATCACCCTCGGCCAACTCCTCGGCCTTGCGGACCGCGGCTTTGACCGGCAGCAACCAGCCGCCGCTTTCCTTGTGTGGGAACACTGACGTCTGCCAGCGCGTGTCGCCGATGGCCGCATCGACCCGCGCCGACCCGAAGCCCTTCCGCCCGTTCAGCCACTGCCCGCTGATCGCCGCGATCCGGATGCCGTCGGCGGCGTCGCCGGTAATGGTGACGAAAAACCACGCCGCCGGGGCGGTCGCCGATTGCCAGCGCCAGAGTGGCGTGGTGACGGTGAAATCCTCCACCGCTATTTCGGGGCGGTCGCGCGGACGGGCACCGGGATATTGCAGATGTCGGCGCCACCCGCAGGCTTGATGAAGAAAGGATCGCGGCGATTGGTGCGCGCGTCGGCGTAGCGGGCGAAGCTGTCGCTTTCGGTTGAAAGATATTCAAATCGCGGCTGGTCGGCAGCGGCGAGTTCGGTGGCGATGCGGATCGAGGCGATCGGCACCCGCTCGGCTTCGATCTCATAGAATCCCAGCGCGCCGGTTCCGCGCGGCAAGCTCGACAGATGCTCGATGCCGCTGACAACGCGCCCGATCAGCGCGATATTCCGGTCCAGATGGCGCGGGGCGTGGCCGATCACGGTGTAGAGTTCGGCGCCGCTGCCGGTGTCGGGCGACATGTTGCGACCGACTCCGACCATGCCATAGCAGTGGACGGGCCACCAAACTTGGTCCCAGCCATATCCCGAAGTGGCAACCGGCCAGCCGGAATAGAAGTCCGCCCACTGTGCATATGCGTCGCGACTATGCCAGTCGGGATAGGGGTCAGGTTCGACGCGCGGCAACAAGATTGCCGACGCCTGCCGCGGCTGACGCTTTGCATCGCGCTCCGCATTGCGAGCCTGCCATTCGGAAAGGCCGGACGTATACTGACCCTCCGGCACCGTCACTAAACCCTCAGGCAGTGCCTTCTTCTCGGTCGCATCACCCCATTGCACGACATAATTGTCCTGCACCCGGTTGACGCTCGTCCCGTCCCACCAGTGCGCGGCGGCGAGTTTGCGGATGTTGCCGATCCACCCCTGGCTGAAAGGCGCGGGCATCAGCTGGATGACGATGCGGCGCGGCTTGCTCTTGGCGTCGGGCGTCAGGTCCATCACCAGCAGGTCGGACGGCGCAATCGCAATCCAGTCGCTGACCGGCGCGGCGGCCGCGATCTCGCCGGGCGACGGAATCGATGTGAGCTCCTGCGCGGCGACCGGGGCGACGAGTGAAGCCGCGGCGGCGGCCAGAAGCAGATGTTTCATGCCGCCTGTCTGCCACGCTCAACCGGCTTGCGAAAGCCCCGCCGAGCGATTAGGGCGCGCCTTCCAGTGCATGCGGAGCGGTGGCCGAGTGGTCGAAGGCGCTCGCCTGGAAAGTGAGTATAGGTCAAAAGCCTATCGTGGGTTCGAATCCCACCCGCTCCGCCAGCTGCCGCACCGCGGCGATGCCTGCCGCGCTTTTCCCGCTGCATCGTTTGAATTTGGGGGGACGATCGGCGGCGCCGGTTGGCGGCGGCGGTTGACCGTAAATGGTGCCCCTGGCCGGACTCGAACCAGCACTCCTTGCGGAACCGCATTTTGAGTGCGGCGAGACTTCCGTATAACATTGATAACACTGCATGTTTTTGACTACAACCGAAAACTGTGTAAGGATTTGTGTAAGTTTGGATCCTTAGAGTGTCTGCTTTGCACCCCAATTGTCGCCGTTGACCGATCGCGCGGTTGATCACGAAACCCGCCGTTCGTTCGTCTTCGGATGCCTGGATTGCGCCTGACTGACTTTGGGACAAAACGGTCGTTCCCAAGCATGATCGGCAATGGCCAGTTTCGGCGGCACCGGACATTCACTCAGTTGCGACGCTGCCCCCAATGAATGCGCAAGACTGACCGGTTGCAGGCCGGCAACTCCAAAATACCTGATGCGGGGAAGCTGGCATTCGTCCAGTCAGTTAACCGAGCCGATTTCACTGATGCAATGTGACTTGCTTCGCTCCGGCATGTACAAGTAGAATCCGCGGATGGCTGAAAATCAACCTGATACAAAACTGAAGCGCGATCCCGCCGAGCTGTTCGGCGGCAAGCGATTCGATATCGAACACGCTCTCAACATGTACGCGACGAGCTTCGTTCTCATGCCTGCCTTCGGAATCTACGAGGAGACGATTGTGGCGGCGTTCAAGCCGCAGCTCGCGAAGTGTCACATCTACGTCATCGGCACCATGCCGGCGATGGAGACCATCGATCAACGCCTTGAGAATGGGCAGCTTGTCATCGGTATGCTCGTTGCCGGCAAACGTCATGAACTCGCCTGGCCGATGCCTGAAGGCGTCGAGATGGTCGAGACCGAGCGGGGCTGGTTCATCAAGAACGGTGACGGCTACTGGGCGCCCTCTGACGACGAGATAGCGCAACGGTTAAATAACGAACAGGACGCAGTCCACTTCGAGGTACTCTATATCGGTCAGGCTTATGGCAAGGACGGGTCCCGCAACGCCCTAGACCGGCTGCTCAAGCACGAGACCCTGCAGCGGATCTCGGTCAAGGGCGTACCCGCCGATCGTCGACTCACGCTTCTCATGCTTGAAATCGTGCCGGGCAACCGCATGATCACGTTTATGAACCCTTGGGCCCAGGCCACGGAGGACGGCAGCGCCCGCATCTCGGCGGGCTTAGACAAGCTGTTCGGGACATCAGACGCCGAACGCGTGACCCTCTACGAGGCGTCGCTGATCCGTCACTTCCAGCCACCGTTCAACAAGGAGTTCAAGGAAAGTTTCCCTTCGACCAATCTGAAGGTACTGGCGGACTGCTACGACAAGGACTTCTCCGCCTTGATCTCGGAGATCTGCATCGACGAACTACCGTTCAAGATGACCTCGGATGCCGTTCCCCCGTCCCAGTATCACACCGCCAAGTTCGACCTTCACGAGGACGAGGCGCGTAAAGTTTTCTTCGGCAGGAAGAGGTAGCGGCGCGGGGGCCGTGGGCACGGTACGAGGTGGTCAGAGAGACCATCTGCGTCGCTATTCTGCATAGCCAGTCGTCGCGTCAATTTTACCGTTTTTGTCGCACTTCGGCATGAGCGCCGGAGTTCGAAGGGAGCCACGAAGATATGGCAACGATACGGCATGACGCTAGGTGAGTGGCGAACTCGAAGGCGGTCATTTCGACATTACGGTTGACAGAATAGCTATGATGGGAGGGGATTTGACGCACGCTCAAGCAATAGAATTGCTCGACGAAGCGGCGCGCGAACTGGCTGAAATTCATCGCGGGAAGCACTATGCTTTGTGGCGCGATGAAAAACGTCGTTCCCTTGGCGACGCCCTTCAACAAGTCTCGCCGTTCAACGCCTATAGTGACAATTGGATTTTCACTGGCGATGGCGGGGGGGCGATAGCGCAAGGCCGGTTCGGCGATTGGGCGATTGATCGTCTGGTCGAGAAGCTCGACGCTGCCGCGATTTTCGCTGCCTTTGGCGAAGAGATCGCCGGAAATGTTGGACACTATTCCGAACTGAGCGCAATCCTCGGCGTGCAACTAGACGCTACCGTCGATTTGGGCGGCGGCGTGACACTGGATGCAGAGCCCGAGGATTATTTCGAGGGGCTGATGCACCGCATCCCATTCCAGATGCTGCCCGTGCCGTCAGGAACGAGCGTGCTGTGCCATCAATACCGTGTCGAGCCCGCATTCGAGCTCCGCACCGGCGCGCCGCTCGGCGAGAGTGTGACGACACCTGCTGCGTCGGCCCGTGATCAGGTGCGCCAGCGAGTGCGCCTGGCGTGCCTCCTCGCCAGCACCGGTCCGGTCGAGCTACCTTTTTCGCTGCTGCAGCCGGATCGAGCGAGCCTGTTCGTTGCTGGAGACGGCAATCAGTCCGGGCGCCCGTTCGCCGCGATGCCGTTGGTCGCATTTCCCGTTGAGGGCGCGGCAGTCGCGCGAGCCTATGGTCTTCTCGCAACCTTCCGGGGCGGCGCCAGCATGGCGCGCGCGATCGACCGGCTGGGACGTTCGCGCCTGGCGATCAACCCGGTAGATCGCGCGCTCGACCTCGGCATGGCGTCCGAGATCGTGCTGATGCACGACCACAGCCCCAACAATACCGAAATTGCCCATAAGATCGGCAGCCGCGCGGCATGGCTTCTCGGTCAAGCACCGACCGAGCGGGCGACGATTTTCGCTGACATGAAATCGCTCTATGGAGCTCGGTCACAAGCGGTGCATTCCGGCGTTTTGTCGTCACGATCGACCATAGACCTCGATGCTGCTGATGCGCTCGTCACGCGTATCTTCACCGCGATCCTCGCTCGTGGCGCCTTTCCGGATTGGTCTAGCCTGGTGATGGGCGGAGACGCCTTGCAACCGGGGGAGGACGAAGGTGACGCATAATACAATGCGTGCGCGTCCTCGACCGGAAAAACGAAGTGCGGCTCATTCTTGCGTTCAAATGACGCGCCAAAGTCGGTAGTTATTCCAGATGCCTACCACCGCCTTTTCGAACCACTTCAGACGCGAACTTGATGTCGGCCAGCTCGCTCGCCTGATCCTGCAGGGCGCGCCGCACGCGAGCGAGAATCACCTCTCGGACGCTCAGCGCGTCTGGATCCGGACCGACGTGCGCTGCTCGTCCTGCGGCGTGGGCGGCGCTCAGATTGTGCGGGCAACGAAGCCCGCGGGCGCACGGGGCGGCACCCGACAGGCGCATTTTCGCTTCGTCGGCGATAATGCCATGGACGCCCACCACCGCTTTTGCGAGTTCCACGGGGCCGATGGCCAGGAGCGGCAGACCGAAAGTCTCGTCGACTTCGGAAGTGCCAAGACCATCGAGACCCGGCTTATCGGCCAGCTCGTCTGCAAGGGGATCGAACAGGGTATCTTCGACCAGACCGCGATCCGTGGAATGCGGCAATGGTTCTTCGACCTTAAGGCGGCAAACCGCTTTACCATCGCCATTGATTCGACGGCAGTCGACTGGCTCTCCGCGCTCCTGCGCCATCCCTTCTACCAGCGATGGGTCTTCCACCCAGTGCAGGCGCAACTTCCTGGCTTCGACTGGAAGCAGGCGACCCGTCAGGCATTCACCGAGCAGTTCTGGCCACTTTTCGATCACATGTCCGGCAGGCGCCTCGGCGATACCAAATCGCGCACGAAGGAGTTGGTTGCCCGCTTCGCGGGCCAGGAGGTGTTTGACCCAGCGGCGCTCAAGCCGAGCTATGAGCTGACCCTCCAGCTCGCGACCTTCATCGGACGCAATTCCGGGCTGGATTTTCGCCGGTCAAAGCCCGATGAATATCGGTGGAACGGCGCACCGCCGGCGCTGCTGGCCTTGTGTGCCCTCATACTGTTCGTATCGGACTGGCAGTTGAACG carries:
- a CDS encoding LysR substrate-binding domain-containing protein; its protein translation is MARLPPLSSMEAFLEVARHGTVKAAAIELGLSMPALSRRIQTLEHAVGRPLFNRHHHGLSLTEAGRSLQEQLAPILDELRTVIGQVGSPDASLRLHLNVLPLFAQQRLFPRLPELRREHPELHIDIDTMSHAEARLGDGIDAAIALARSIDPALYAARLDQDKVFPIAARNLTDADRPIAVPEQLQRTTILLHREMPETFTEWKKAIGMPYLEPAGIDYFDSGPLMLEAAAQGIGVAFMHGHHFDDAHDPRLVRLFDFDVDSPYSYWFVCRPRALRQPAVKLFHDWLLAAKI
- a CDS encoding DUF1905 domain-containing protein; protein product: MEDFTVTTPLWRWQSATAPAAWFFVTITGDAADGIRIAAISGQWLNGRKGFGSARVDAAIGDTRWQTSVFPHKESGGWLLPVKAAVRKAEELAEGDAVTVTVSL
- a CDS encoding HEPN domain-containing protein; this encodes MSGELEGGHFDITVDRIAMMGGDLTHAQAIELLDEAARELAEIHRGKHYALWRDEKRRSLGDALQQVSPFNAYSDNWIFTGDGGGAIAQGRFGDWAIDRLVEKLDAAAIFAAFGEEIAGNVGHYSELSAILGVQLDATVDLGGGVTLDAEPEDYFEGLMHRIPFQMLPVPSGTSVLCHQYRVEPAFELRTGAPLGESVTTPAASARDQVRQRVRLACLLASTGPVELPFSLLQPDRASLFVAGDGNQSGRPFAAMPLVAFPVEGAAVARAYGLLATFRGGASMARAIDRLGRSRLAINPVDRALDLGMASEIVLMHDHSPNNTEIAHKIGSRAAWLLGQAPTERATIFADMKSLYGARSQAVHSGVLSSRSTIDLDAADALVTRIFTAILARGAFPDWSSLVMGGDALQPGEDEGDA
- a CDS encoding peptidylprolyl isomerase, producing the protein MKHLLLAAAAASLVAPVAAQELTSIPSPGEIAAAAPVSDWIAIAPSDLLVMDLTPDAKSKPRRIVIQLMPAPFSQGWIGNIRKLAAAHWWDGTSVNRVQDNYVVQWGDATEKKALPEGLVTVPEGQYTSGLSEWQARNAERDAKRQPRQASAILLPRVEPDPYPDWHSRDAYAQWADFYSGWPVATSGYGWDQVWWPVHCYGMVGVGRNMSPDTGSGAELYTVIGHAPRHLDRNIALIGRVVSGIEHLSSLPRGTGALGFYEIEAERVPIASIRIATELAAADQPRFEYLSTESDSFARYADARTNRRDPFFIKPAGGADICNIPVPVRATAPK